One window of Campylobacter sp. RM12651 genomic DNA carries:
- a CDS encoding methyl-accepting chemotaxis protein produces MLKTIKAKLGFVIILGLFVLFLMLYLFYNNNQKTIQANSNEVARIMQVDIEEKLKISTDAMINALSIHLKDLQSEKEKIDYIAQAIENFRFDNGNGYFFVYKDTTAVAHPVSKKLIGQDLKGMQAPDGTFFIQELSKKANSGGGFVTFPFPKPGTDITAPKLSYVALIPNTNSLWIGTGVYLDEIDKNTHELENLINSSFVTTSIIALFVFIVVFIPYIVYVMMLIVKSLSKLNNGINEFFSFLNHEKEDAHEIILHSKDEFGSMAKAINDNIEKTKLSLLKDEEAVEQSVQTAAAIESGDLKARITLNPANPQLIELKNVLNKMLDTLEEKVGANTNSIEKIFDEYSQNDFRNEIKNAKGRVELATNMLGKQIRDMLKTNLETARNLQDKSKILKTSVSDINEGARKQASSLQESAAAVEEMSASMHAVNQKSNEVIKNGEDIKNVITMIKDIAEQINLLALNAAIEAARAGEHGRGFAVVADEVRKLAESTQKSLTEIEASVNVLTQGINDMSESIKEQTQAISQINEAISSIDELTRANVVVADNTNKISDEVDLMASIAVEAVMKNKF; encoded by the coding sequence ATGTTAAAAACTATAAAAGCAAAACTTGGTTTTGTTATTATTTTAGGATTGTTTGTTTTATTTTTGATGCTTTATTTATTTTACAATAATAATCAAAAGACAATTCAAGCTAATTCAAATGAGGTAGCAAGAATTATGCAAGTTGATATAGAAGAAAAATTAAAAATATCAACTGATGCAATGATTAATGCGCTTTCAATTCATTTAAAAGATTTACAGAGTGAAAAAGAGAAAATTGATTATATAGCACAAGCTATAGAAAATTTTAGATTTGACAATGGTAATGGGTATTTTTTCGTTTATAAAGATACCACAGCAGTAGCTCACCCAGTTAGCAAAAAGCTAATAGGACAAGATTTAAAGGGAATGCAAGCTCCTGATGGGACTTTTTTTATTCAAGAATTAAGCAAAAAGGCTAATTCTGGTGGTGGTTTTGTAACCTTTCCTTTCCCTAAACCAGGCACTGATATTACAGCACCAAAATTATCTTATGTAGCATTAATACCTAATACAAATTCTTTATGGATTGGAACAGGTGTTTATTTAGATGAGATTGATAAGAATACTCACGAGTTAGAAAATTTAATCAATAGTAGTTTTGTTACGACATCTATTATTGCTTTATTTGTATTTATAGTGGTTTTTATCCCTTATATTGTATATGTGATGATGCTAATAGTAAAATCTTTAAGCAAATTAAATAATGGTATTAACGAATTCTTCTCTTTCCTAAACCACGAAAAAGAAGACGCTCACGAAATCATCTTACATTCTAAAGACGAATTTGGCTCTATGGCAAAAGCAATCAATGATAATATAGAAAAAACTAAATTATCTTTATTAAAAGATGAAGAAGCAGTAGAACAAAGCGTTCAAACAGCAGCAGCAATTGAAAGTGGAGATTTAAAAGCAAGAATTACTTTAAATCCTGCAAACCCACAATTAATTGAATTAAAAAATGTCTTAAATAAAATGCTTGATACTTTAGAAGAAAAAGTTGGAGCTAATACAAACTCAATTGAAAAGATATTTGATGAATATAGCCAAAACGACTTTAGAAATGAAATAAAAAATGCTAAAGGTAGAGTAGAACTTGCAACTAATATGTTAGGTAAGCAAATAAGAGATATGTTAAAAACAAATCTTGAAACTGCAAGAAACCTGCAAGATAAATCTAAAATACTAAAAACAAGTGTTAGTGATATAAACGAAGGTGCAAGAAAGCAAGCAAGTAGCTTACAAGAAAGTGCAGCAGCAGTAGAAGAGATGAGTGCATCTATGCATGCAGTAAATCAAAAATCAAACGAAGTTATTAAAAACGGAGAAGATATTAAAAATGTTATTACTATGATTAAAGATATAGCAGAACAAATTAATCTACTTGCACTTAATGCTGCAATAGAAGCAGCACGTGCAGGTGAGCACGGACGTGGGTTTGCTGTAGTTGCTGATGAAGTAAGAAAGCTAGCTGAAAGCACTCAAAAATCACTAACAGAAATAGAAGCAAGTGTTAATGTATTAACTCAAGGAATAAATGATATGAGCGAAAGCATTAAAGAACAAACTCAAGCAATATCTCAAATAAATGAAGCAATAAGTAGTATAGATGAGCTAACACGTGCTAATGTAGTAGTAGCTGATAATACTAATAAAATATCAGATGAAGTAGATTTAATGGCTAGCATTGCTGTTGAAGCTGTTATGAAGAATAAGTTTTAA
- a CDS encoding methyl-accepting chemotaxis protein: protein MKLSFKISLTTASLFVVLLLVLSYMQSNKTEDIIINNYDSSIAGELQLRNAYVDEYIKTRIEQIEKIAKTFEDADDLSPEFIKQIISSDNRVLDFQGLFIGLANGNVYKAEPDLTFRLIPNFDGRTRAWYKEAVALKKASNSSIYQDVSSKKSATTIFAPVFKNDKIVAVIGGNILINDFSDTITKIKSHNDISTLILDKNNEIIASENANELGKPEWLDSLNQKLSTLKTNKNLNHIVFTKDNKNYLAYCIINDISGFSICTIILEDVINNSVNDARNATLISFLIFLIIVIGFLSLIINFYLKPLSKITQGLNEFFSFLNHEKEDAHEIILHSKDEFGSMAKAINDNIEKTKLSLLKDEEAVEQSVQTAAAIESGDLKARITLNPANPQLIELKNVLNKMLDTLEEKVGANTNSIEKIFDEYSQNDFRNEIKNAKGRVELATNMLGKQIRDMLKTNLETARNLQDKSKILKTSVSDINEGARKQASSLQESAAAVEEMSASMHAVNQKSNEVIKNGEDIKNVITMIRDIAEQINLLALNAAIEAARAGEHGRGFAVVADEVRKLAESTQKSLTEIEASVNVLTQGINDMSESIKEQTQAISQINEAISSIDELTRANVVVADNTNKISDEVDLMASIAVEAVMKNKF, encoded by the coding sequence ATGAAACTTTCTTTCAAAATTTCATTAACAACTGCAAGTTTATTTGTAGTTTTACTTTTAGTTTTATCTTATATGCAAAGCAATAAGACAGAAGATATAATCATAAATAATTACGATTCTTCAATAGCAGGAGAATTGCAATTAAGAAATGCTTATGTTGATGAATATATCAAAACCCGTATTGAGCAAATTGAAAAAATTGCAAAAACTTTTGAAGATGCTGATGATTTAAGCCCAGAATTTATCAAGCAAATCATTAGTAGTGATAATAGGGTTTTAGATTTTCAAGGATTATTTATAGGCTTAGCAAATGGAAATGTTTATAAGGCTGAACCTGATTTAACTTTTAGATTAATCCCTAATTTTGATGGTAGAACTAGAGCTTGGTATAAAGAAGCAGTAGCTTTAAAAAAGGCTAGTAATTCATCAATTTATCAAGATGTCTCAAGCAAAAAATCAGCCACAACTATTTTTGCACCTGTGTTTAAAAATGATAAAATCGTAGCTGTAATTGGTGGAAATATACTAATAAATGATTTTAGCGATACCATTACAAAAATTAAATCTCATAATGATATTAGCACTTTAATTCTTGATAAAAATAATGAGATAATAGCTAGTGAAAACGCAAACGAATTAGGCAAACCTGAATGGCTTGATAGCCTAAATCAAAAATTATCTACGCTAAAAACTAATAAGAATTTAAATCATATTGTTTTTACAAAGGATAATAAAAATTACTTAGCTTATTGTATTATTAATGATATAAGTGGATTTAGTATTTGCACCATTATTTTAGAAGATGTAATAAATAATAGTGTAAATGATGCTAGAAATGCTACTTTAATAAGCTTTTTAATATTTTTAATAATAGTAATAGGATTTTTAAGTTTAATTATTAATTTTTATTTAAAACCTTTATCAAAAATCACCCAAGGACTTAACGAATTCTTCTCTTTCCTAAACCACGAAAAAGAAGACGCTCACGAAATCATCTTACATTCTAAAGACGAATTTGGCTCTATGGCAAAAGCAATCAATGATAATATAGAAAAAACTAAATTATCTTTATTAAAAGATGAAGAAGCAGTAGAACAAAGCGTTCAAACAGCAGCAGCAATTGAAAGCGGAGATTTAAAAGCAAGAATTACTTTAAATCCTGCAAACCCACAATTAATTGAATTAAAAAATGTCTTAAATAAAATGCTTGATACTTTAGAAGAAAAAGTTGGAGCTAATACAAACTCAATTGAAAAGATATTTGATGAATATAGCCAAAACGACTTTAGAAATGAAATAAAAAATGCTAAAGGTAGAGTAGAACTTGCAACTAATATGTTAGGTAAGCAAATAAGAGATATGTTAAAAACAAATCTTGAAACTGCAAGAAACCTACAAGATAAATCTAAAATACTAAAAACAAGTGTTAGTGATATAAACGAAGGTGCAAGAAAGCAAGCAAGTAGCTTACAAGAAAGTGCAGCAGCAGTAGAAGAGATGAGTGCATCTATGCATGCAGTAAATCAAAAATCAAACGAAGTTATTAAAAACGGAGAAGATATTAAAAATGTTATTACTATGATTAGAGACATTGCAGAACAAATTAATCTACTTGCACTTAATGCTGCAATTGAAGCAGCACGTGCAGGTGAGCACGGACGTGGATTTGCTGTAGTTGCTGATGAAGTAAGAAAGCTAGCTGAAAGCACTCAAAAATCACTAACAGAAATAGAAGCAAGTGTTAATGTATTAACTCAAGGTATAAATGATATGAGTGAAAGCATTAAAGAACAAACTCAAGCAATATCTCAAATAAATGAAGCAATAAGTAGTATAGATGAGCTAACACGTGCTAATGTAGTAGTAGCTGATAATACTAATAAAATATCAGATGAAGTAGATTTAATGGCTAGCATTGCTGTTGAAGCTGTTATGAAGAATAAGTTTTAA
- a CDS encoding amino acid ABC transporter permease, producing the protein MIITTYYCYPFKELSEAEHLAYLKSYGTTLGLTSLGLIIGLTGGFLLAFLLVLRNRFLTMLINEYLDLIRGMPLMLLLMIFAFVVFAQVENVFFVAVIALGLNSSAYVAEIIRSGIESVDKGQMEAARSMGLSHFQAMKMIVFPQAVKNIIPALANEFISLFKETSVVAFISVVDLTFQSKIFQSLLYDPKPYIFAGVVYYASVKVFTCFVRLLEMRLKRND; encoded by the coding sequence GTGATTATTACTACTTATTATTGTTATCCATTTAAAGAACTTAGCGAAGCAGAGCATTTAGCTTATCTTAAAAGTTATGGCACTACTTTAGGACTTACTTCACTTGGTTTGATTATTGGTCTTACTGGTGGATTTTTATTAGCGTTTTTATTGGTGCTTAGGAATAGATTTTTAACAATGTTAATCAATGAATATTTAGATTTAATTAGGGGTATGCCATTAATGCTACTTTTAATGATATTTGCATTTGTGGTTTTTGCTCAAGTTGAAAATGTATTTTTTGTAGCCGTTATTGCTTTAGGACTTAATTCTAGTGCTTATGTTGCAGAGATTATTAGAAGTGGGATTGAAAGCGTTGATAAAGGTCAAATGGAAGCAGCAAGGTCTATGGGTTTATCGCATTTTCAAGCTATGAAAATGATAGTTTTTCCACAAGCTGTTAAAAATATCATTCCTGCTTTAGCAAATGAGTTTATATCGTTGTTTAAAGAAACTTCAGTAGTTGCGTTTATAAGCGTTGTTGATTTGACTTTTCAAAGCAAGATTTTTCAATCACTTTTATACGACCCTAAGCCTTATATTTTCGCAGGTGTTGTGTATTATGCTAGTGTTAAAGTATTTACTTGTTTTGTAAGATTATTAGAAATGAGGCTAAAAAGAAATGATTAA
- a CDS encoding amino acid ABC transporter ATP-binding protein yields the protein MIKISNLCKNYGNLEVLKDISVEINKGDIIAIIGPSGGGKSTFLRCLNKLEVASSGEILINNENILDEKIDINKHRQKVSMVFQHFNLFANKNVLDNLILAPVSLNILSKDEAIKKARNLLAKVGLADKEEFFPHKLSGGQKQRIAIARSLMMEPEVILFDEPTSALDPEMVGEVLGLIKEIASGDNAPIMILVTHEMGFAKNVANRVFFMESGKIAVDDTPQVVFNSSTNARLNEFLNKVLNH from the coding sequence ATGATTAAGATATCTAATTTATGCAAAAATTACGGGAATTTAGAAGTATTAAAAGATATTAGTGTAGAGATTAATAAAGGCGATATTATTGCTATTATTGGACCTAGTGGCGGTGGAAAAAGCACATTTTTAAGATGTTTAAATAAACTTGAAGTTGCAAGTAGTGGAGAGATTTTAATCAATAATGAAAATATCTTAGATGAAAAAATTGATATTAATAAGCACAGACAAAAAGTATCAATGGTATTTCAACATTTTAATCTATTTGCAAATAAAAATGTATTGGATAATTTGATTTTAGCCCCTGTTAGTTTAAATATTTTAAGCAAAGATGAAGCTATTAAAAAAGCTAGAAATCTTTTAGCTAAAGTTGGTTTAGCTGATAAAGAAGAGTTCTTTCCACACAAATTAAGCGGCGGTCAAAAACAAAGAATAGCAATAGCAAGAAGCCTTATGATGGAGCCTGAAGTTATATTATTTGATGAGCCAACTAGTGCGCTTGACCCTGAAATGGTAGGAGAAGTTTTAGGACTTATTAAAGAAATAGCAAGTGGAGATAATGCTCCTATTATGATATTAGTAACTCACGAAATGGGTTTTGCAAAAAATGTAGCTAATAGAGTATTTTTTATGGAAAGTGGCAAAATAGCAGTAGATGATACACCACAAGTTGTATTTAACTCTAGCACAAATGCTAGATTAAATGAGTTTTTAAACAAAGTTTTAAACCATTAG
- a CDS encoding transporter substrate-binding domain-containing protein, whose protein sequence is MKKIFLALFITLFAYANEVVKVGISANYAPFDMMVDGKLSGFDVDLVNEISKVANLKIEFVNMSFDGLIPSLVAGKINMIASGMSISERRMKNCDFSNPYFFGKTMYLKRKGDIFTTKEDLKGVKTGVKLGTIQENTARKLGANVILHEDSAVVVMSLVNKQIDAVVFDSFVAKKFMAKNPEIESFYEENDGALGFAFAFAKDKNKDLIDIINKALEEVKASGKYDELIKKYGL, encoded by the coding sequence ATGAAAAAGATTTTTTTAGCTTTATTTATAACTTTATTTGCTTATGCAAATGAAGTTGTTAAGGTTGGTATTTCGGCAAATTACGCTCCATTTGATATGATGGTTGATGGTAAATTGAGTGGTTTTGATGTTGATTTGGTAAATGAGATTTCAAAGGTTGCTAATCTTAAGATTGAATTTGTTAATATGAGTTTTGATGGGCTTATTCCATCTTTAGTAGCTGGTAAAATCAATATGATAGCTTCAGGAATGAGTATTAGCGAAAGAAGAATGAAGAATTGTGATTTTTCTAATCCTTATTTTTTTGGAAAAACTATGTATCTTAAAAGAAAGGGCGATATTTTCACTACAAAAGAAGATTTAAAAGGTGTTAAAACAGGAGTGAAACTTGGCACAATTCAAGAAAATACTGCAAGAAAGCTAGGTGCTAATGTGATTTTACACGAAGATTCAGCAGTGGTTGTTATGAGCCTTGTGAATAAGCAAATAGATGCGGTTGTTTTTGATTCTTTTGTGGCTAAGAAATTTATGGCAAAAAATCCTGAAATTGAGAGTTTTTATGAAGAAAATGACGGGGCTTTAGGTTTTGCATTTGCATTTGCAAAGGATAAAAATAAAGACTTAATTGATATAATCAATAAAGCCCTTGAAGAAGTAAAAGCAAGTGGTAAGTATGATGAGCTTATCAAAAAATACGGGCTATAA
- a CDS encoding transporter substrate-binding domain-containing protein, with amino-acid sequence MKKFLLVVFALIFSACLYANDKVYKVGISPDYPPFDMLVDDKISGFDAELFDNLAKIAGIKYEFKAMSFDGLIAALKAGKIDAIMSAMSSSEQRKKACDFSNVYYKAKTIYLKHKDSSIATKDDIKGKKVGVQLGTVQEAAVKQVGALVQPNENPVVLVMALNDKKLDALAFDALVAREYLAKYPNLAEFYNEDDGTEGFSIAFSKNENVELREKLNKALEEFIKTSEYEALLKKYNIN; translated from the coding sequence ATGAAAAAGTTTTTATTAGTAGTGTTTGCACTGATTTTTAGTGCTTGTTTATATGCAAATGACAAGGTTTATAAAGTTGGGATTTCTCCTGATTATCCTCCATTTGATATGTTAGTTGATGATAAGATTAGTGGTTTTGATGCTGAATTATTTGATAATTTAGCAAAAATTGCTGGTATAAAATATGAATTTAAAGCTATGAGTTTTGATGGACTTATTGCAGCACTTAAAGCAGGTAAGATTGATGCTATTATGAGTGCTATGAGTTCAAGCGAACAAAGAAAAAAAGCTTGTGATTTTAGCAATGTTTATTATAAAGCTAAGACAATTTATCTAAAGCATAAAGATAGTAGTATCGCAACTAAAGATGATATAAAAGGTAAAAAAGTAGGAGTGCAATTAGGCACGGTTCAAGAAGCAGCAGTAAAACAAGTAGGTGCGTTAGTGCAACCTAATGAAAATCCTGTTGTTTTAGTAATGGCTTTAAATGATAAAAAATTAGATGCTTTAGCATTTGATGCACTTGTAGCAAGAGAATATTTAGCAAAATATCCTAATTTAGCTGAATTTTATAATGAAGATGATGGCACAGAAGGATTTTCTATAGCGTTTAGCAAAAATGAAAATGTAGAGCTAAGAGAGAAATTAAATAAAGCTTTAGAAGAATTTATAAAAACTAGCGAATATGAAGCTTTACTTAAAAAATACAATATAAATTAA
- the ispG gene encoding flavodoxin-dependent (E)-4-hydroxy-3-methylbut-2-enyl-diphosphate synthase produces the protein MRSDFFKPRFKTRQISVGGVKIGGDAPISVQSMLFTKTQDINGCLEQLIELKLAGADIVRVACLDIKDARALAELKKQSPLPLIVDIHFNHKLALYCAEFIDGIRINPGNIGGKENIKEVVNACKQRNIPIRIGVNHGSIEKQFENKYGRSVKALLESAVYNIKLLEDFDFRDIKISIKTSDAQSTIESYTRLRELCDYPFHLGVTEAGTKFHSTIKSSIAIGQLLLNGIGDTIRVSMTGELSEEIRVAKAILQDSGVQKSGINIISCPTCGRIQSDLLSAVKVVEEKTKHIKAPLNISVMGCVVNALGEAKGADVAIAFGKNEGLVIRHGEVVAKCKYDTLVDKFLDEVLDEAKLHEE, from the coding sequence ATGAGAAGTGATTTTTTTAAGCCTAGATTTAAAACTAGGCAAATTAGTGTAGGCGGGGTTAAAATCGGTGGTGATGCTCCAATTAGCGTTCAATCAATGCTATTTACAAAAACTCAAGATATTAATGGATGTTTAGAACAATTAATTGAGTTAAAATTAGCAGGTGCTGATATAGTAAGAGTTGCGTGTTTGGATATAAAAGATGCAAGGGCTTTAGCAGAACTTAAAAAGCAAAGCCCACTGCCGCTAATTGTAGATATTCATTTTAATCACAAATTAGCTTTATATTGTGCTGAATTTATAGATGGGATTAGAATAAATCCAGGAAATATCGGTGGCAAAGAAAATATAAAAGAAGTAGTAAATGCTTGTAAGCAAAGAAATATTCCTATAAGAATTGGTGTAAATCACGGAAGTATTGAAAAGCAATTTGAAAACAAATACGGCAGAAGTGTAAAAGCCTTGCTTGAGAGTGCTGTTTATAATATTAAATTACTTGAAGATTTTGATTTTAGGGATATTAAAATAAGCATTAAAACTTCAGACGCACAAAGCACAATAGAAAGTTATACGAGATTAAGAGAATTGTGTGATTATCCGTTTCATTTAGGAGTAACTGAAGCAGGAACTAAGTTTCATAGCACAATAAAAAGCTCAATTGCTATAGGTCAGTTATTATTAAATGGCATAGGCGATACTATTCGTGTTTCTATGACAGGAGAGCTTAGCGAAGAAATAAGAGTCGCTAAAGCGATTTTGCAAGATAGCGGAGTGCAAAAAAGCGGTATAAATATAATCTCTTGTCCAACCTGTGGAAGAATTCAAAGCGATTTGTTAAGTGCTGTTAAAGTGGTTGAAGAAAAGACAAAACACATTAAAGCACCATTAAATATAAGCGTAATGGGTTGTGTTGTAAATGCTTTAGGAGAAGCTAAAGGAGCTGATGTAGCGATTGCATTTGGCAAAAATGAAGGCTTAGTAATAAGACACGGCGAAGTGGTTGCAAAATGCAAATATGATACTTTAGTAGATAAATTTTTAGATGAAGTATTAGACGAAGCAAAACTTCACGAAGAATAG
- a CDS encoding DnaB-like helicase C-terminal domain-containing protein codes for MSKYFDIELEQSILLACIENNENIDIAASIIKPSDFSYRLHADIFEFVLNKRRLRESVDLKLVKISFASAKDSFWTALEQQNSFIEVDEYSKMLRNLSVKDQLNSLMNTSTQELSSVQDSIDYTHNLNAKIYSLVSGVSDNTLKSSRTAVNEFYEELNRVSKIIDKDVIGVDTGFSLLNHYTKGFKAGELIILAARPGMGKTTFALNILLNALKKDVGVVFYSLETEAYKIMAKLIAQDTGIGLQNILTGDRLTEDEINNMQMSANMLSEKTLYIYDKGNLNIEFLRSSLRRLKEEHNNIGLCVLDYIQLMNSLNTRADRHIQVSEISRGLKLLALELKIPILALSQVNRSVDSRMNKKLMLSDIRESGSIEQDADLILFINKADDDPTILAERHAILDIAKNRSGELKEIHFDFKASKAKFLQLEFRKDNEPSETEEF; via the coding sequence ATGAGTAAGTATTTTGATATTGAATTAGAGCAAAGTATTTTATTAGCTTGTATAGAAAATAATGAAAATATAGATATAGCCGCAAGTATTATTAAGCCAAGTGATTTTTCATATAGATTACACGCTGATATATTTGAGTTTGTATTAAACAAAAGAAGACTTAGAGAGAGTGTGGATTTAAAATTAGTAAAAATCTCTTTTGCAAGTGCAAAGGATAGTTTTTGGACTGCACTTGAGCAGCAAAATTCTTTCATAGAAGTTGATGAATATTCAAAAATGTTAAGGAATTTAAGTGTAAAAGACCAGCTTAATTCTTTAATGAATACAAGCACACAAGAGCTAAGCAGTGTGCAAGATAGTATTGATTATACGCATAATTTAAATGCTAAGATTTATTCTTTAGTATCAGGCGTTAGTGATAATACTTTAAAAAGCTCAAGAACTGCTGTTAATGAGTTTTATGAAGAATTAAATAGAGTTAGCAAGATAATTGATAAAGATGTAATCGGGGTTGATACAGGTTTTTCTTTGTTAAATCATTATACAAAGGGCTTTAAAGCAGGGGAGTTAATAATTCTTGCAGCTCGTCCTGGTATGGGTAAAACTACATTTGCTTTAAATATTTTATTAAATGCACTTAAAAAAGATGTTGGAGTGGTGTTTTATAGTCTTGAAACAGAAGCTTATAAGATAATGGCTAAATTAATAGCACAAGATACAGGAATAGGTTTGCAAAATATCTTAACAGGAGATAGATTAACAGAAGATGAGATAAATAATATGCAAATGAGTGCGAATATGCTTAGTGAAAAGACTTTATATATTTATGATAAGGGTAATTTAAATATAGAATTTCTTCGCTCATCTTTAAGAAGATTAAAAGAAGAGCATAACAATATAGGTTTATGTGTATTAGACTATATTCAGCTTATGAACTCACTAAATACAAGGGCTGATAGACATATTCAAGTAAGTGAGATTAGTAGGGGGTTAAAATTACTTGCATTAGAATTAAAAATCCCTATTTTAGCACTTTCTCAAGTTAATCGTTCGGTAGATTCTAGGATGAATAAAAAACTTATGCTCTCAGACATTCGTGAGAGTGGTAGTATAGAACAAGATGCTGATTTGATATTATTTATTAATAAAGCTGATGATGATCCGACTATTTTAGCAGAACGCCACGCTATACTTGATATTGCTAAGAATAGAAGTGGGGAATTAAAAGAAATTCATTTTGATTTTAAAGCTTCTAAAGCGAAATTTTTACAACTTGAGTTTAGAAAAGACAACGAACCAAGCGAGACTGAAGAATTTTAA